One window from the genome of Prinia subflava isolate CZ2003 ecotype Zambia chromosome 2, Cam_Psub_1.2, whole genome shotgun sequence encodes:
- the SOCS5 gene encoding suppressor of cytokine signaling 5: MDKVGKMWNNFKYRCQNLFSHEGGSQNESIVVNSSNCSSGKDKAVQITEVTQQQPSSPLRENIALQLGLSPSKSSARRNQNCVTEIPQIVEISIEKENDSCVTTGARLARRDSYSRHAPWGGKKKHSCSTKTQSSLDTEKRFGRTRSGLQRRERRYGVSSVHDMDAVSSRTVGSRSLRQRLQDTVGLCFPMRTYSKQSKPLFSNKRKIHLSELMLEKCPFPAGSDLAQKWHLIKQHTAPVSPHSTFFDTFDPSLVSTEDEEDRLRERRRLSIEEGVDPPPNAQIHTFEATAQVNPLYKLGPKLAPGMTELTGDKTITPPGNCDSEEDTTTLCLQSRRQKQRQMSGESHGHISRQGAWKVHTQIDYIHCLVPDLLQITGNPCYWGVMDRYEAEALLEGKPEGTFLLRDSAQEDYLFSVSFRRYNRSLHARIEQWNHNFSFDAHDPCVFHSSTVTGLLEHYKDPSSCMFFEPLLTVSLNRTFPFSLQYICRAVICRCTTYDGIDDLPLPSMLQDFLKEYHYKQKVRVRWLEREPIKTK; the protein is encoded by the coding sequence ATGGATAAAGTGGGAAAGATGTGGAACAATTTCAAATACAGGTGCCAGAATCTCTTTAGTCATGAGGGTGGAAGCCAAAATGAGAGTATAGTTGTGAACTCCAGTAATTGCTCATCTGGTAAAGACAAAGCCGTCCAGATAACTGAAGTGACTCAACAACAACCCAGCAGCCCTTTGAGAGAAAACATTGCTTTGCAATTGGGCTTAAGTCCTTCAAAGAGTTCAGCAAGGCGGAACCAAAACTGTGTCACAGAAATTCCTCAGATAGTCGAAATCAGCATTGAGAAGGAGAATGACTCGTGTGTCACCAcgggagccaggctggctcGAAGGGACTCCTATTCTCGGCATGCTCCTTGGGGTGGGAAGAAGAAGCACTCCTGCTCTACCAAAACACAGAGCTCCTTGGATACTGAAAAAAGATTTGGTAGAACACGAAGTGGTttgcagaggagggagagaaggtacGGGGTGAGCTCAGTCCATGACATGGATGCAGTATCCAGCAGGACAGTAGGTAGCCGTTCTCTGCGACAGCGTCTCCAGGATACTGTTGGGCTGTGCTTTCCCATGAGAACTTACAGCAAACAGTCCAAACCTCTGTTttctaacaaaagaaaaatccatctcTCTGAACTAATGCTTGAGAAATGCCCTTTTCCTGCAGGCTCAGATCTGGCCCAGAAGTGGCATCTGATTAAACAACACACGGCACCCGTGAGCCCTCATTCAACTTTCTTTGACACATTTGATCCTTCCTTGGTTTCCACAGAAGATGAAGAGGACAGGCTCAGAGAGAGACGTAGACTTAGTATTGAAGAAGGGGTTGATCCCCCTCCCAATGCCCAAATACACACTTTTGAAGCTACAGCACAGGTAAATCCGTTGTATAAACTGGGACCAAAGTTAGCCCCTGGTATGACTGAGCTGACCGGGGACAAAACCATAACACCTCCAGGGAACTGTGACTCCGAAGAGGACACAACAACGCTTTGCCTGCAGTCGCGCCGGCAGAAGCAGCGTCAGATGTCAGGAGAGAGCCACGGCCATATCAGCAGGCAGGGGGCTTGGAAAGTGCACACTCAGATCGATTACATCCACTGCCTGGTGCCAGACTTGCTCCAGATCACAGGTAACCCGTGTTACTGGGGCGTCATGGACCGCTACGAAGCAGAGGCGCTTCTGGAGGGTAAACCCGAAGGCACTTTTTTGCTCAGGGATTCTGCGCAGGAGGACTACCTCTTCTCAGTGAGCTTCCGCCGCTACAACCGCTCGCTGCACGCACGCATTGAGCAGTGGAACCACAACTTCAGCTTCGATGCCCACGACCCCTGTGTGTTCCACTCCTCCACCGTTACGGGGCTTCTGGAGCACTACAAAGACCCCAGCTCCTGCATGTTCTTTGAACCATTGCTTACTGTGTCTCTGAACAGGACCTTCCCCTTTAGTCTGCAGTATATCTGCCGGGCAGTAATCTGCAGGTGCACTACGTACGATGGAATCGATGACCTTCCTCTACCCTCAATGTTGCAAGACTTTCTAAAGGAGTATCACTATAAACAAAAAGTCAGGGTGCGATGGCTGGAGCGGGAACCtataaaaacaaagtaa